Proteins encoded in a region of the Prunus persica cultivar Lovell chromosome G4, Prunus_persica_NCBIv2, whole genome shotgun sequence genome:
- the LOC109948951 gene encoding uncharacterized protein LOC109948951 yields MIWHVQNENFILDSTRIFMKAFHLLLFDGSFIFPECILIFRLILLLMIDSTSDQKDIPWLYFISSTSLVMSITALLFRWREEPTISFSGNFQTNNFNEIFQFLILLCSTLCIPLSVEYIECTEMAITEFLLFVLTATLGGMFLCGANDLITIFVAPECFSLCSYLLSGYTKKDVRSNEATTKYLLMGGASSSILVHGFSWLYGSSGGEIELQEIVNGLINTQG; encoded by the exons ATGATCTGGCATGTACAGAATGAAAACTTCATTCTCGATTCTACGAGAATTTTTATGAAAGCCTTTCATTTGCTTCTCTTCGATGGAAGTTTTATTTTCCCAGAATGTATCCTAATTTTTCGCCTAATTCTTCTTCTGATGATCGATTCAACCTCTGATCAAAAAGATATACCTTGGTTATATTTCATCTCTTCAACAAGTTTAGTAATGAGCATAACGGCCCTATTGTTCCGATGGAGAGAAGAACCTACGATTAGCTTTTCGGGAAATTTCCAAACGAACAATTTCAACGAaatctttcaatttcttattttactaTGTTCAACTCTATGTATTCCTCTATCCGTAGAGTACATTGAATGTACAGAAATGGCTATAACAGAGTTTCTGTTATTCGTATTAACAGCTACTCTAGGAGGAATGTTTTTATGCGGTGCTAACGATTTAATAACTATCTTTGTAGCTCCAGAATGTTTCAGTTTATGCTCCTACCTATTATCTGGATATACCAAGAAAGATGTACGGTCTAATGAG GCTACTACGAAGTATTTACTCATGGGTGGGGCAAGCTCTTCTATTCTGGTTCACGGTTTCTCTTGGCTATATGGTTCATCCGGGGGAGAGATCGAGCTTCAAGAAATAGTGAATGGTCTTATCAATACACAGggttaa